One stretch of Harpia harpyja isolate bHarHar1 chromosome 17, bHarHar1 primary haplotype, whole genome shotgun sequence DNA includes these proteins:
- the C17H11orf87 gene encoding uncharacterized protein C11orf87 homolog — protein sequence MSAKLSKELRLSLPPCLLNRTSSATLNTSSTCITQVGQLFQSFSSTLVLIVLVTLIFCLILLSLTTFHIHKRKMKKRKMQKAQEEYERDHCTRSSSSSRQHPGTGVQGEAPQGRDSRLGRPPQDSEIQRPSPTAAPSSQQPRACLDTAGAGLLHTVILS from the coding sequence ATGAGTGCCAAGCTCTCCAAGGAGTTGAGACTGTCCCTGCCACCTTGTCTCCTGAACAGGACATCGTCTGCCACCTTAAACACCAGCAGCACCTGCATCACGCAAGTGGGTCAACTCTTCCAGTCCTTCTCATCCACCCTGGTTTTAATTgtcctggtcaccctcatcttcTGCCTGATCCTCCTCTCCCTCACCACCTTCCACATCCacaagaggaagatgaagaagcGGAAAATGCAAAAGGCTCAGGAGGAGTATGAACGGGACCACTGCACccgcagcagcagtagcagccgCCAGCACCCTGGGACGGGGGTGCAGGGAGAGGCACCCCAAGGAAGAGACAGCCGGCTGGGAAGACCCCCCCAGGACTCAGAGATCCAGCGCCCCTCTCCCACGGCAGCCCCGAGCTCTCAGCAACCACGGGCTTGTTTGGACACAGCTGGTGCGGGGCTCCTGCACACGGTGATTTTGTCATGA